The following proteins are encoded in a genomic region of Rickettsiales bacterium:
- the dut gene encoding dUTP diphosphatase — protein MNIDITLLPHAQDLPLPHYATEHSAGMDLLAAVDADVTIAPQRYTLIKTGIAIALPEGYEAQVRPRSGLALKHGVTVLNSPGTVDADYRGEVGVILINHGSEPFVVTRGMRIAQMIIAPYTRATWQQVETLAESARGTGGFGSTGTKVKQSA, from the coding sequence ATGAATATCGACATTACCTTACTGCCGCACGCACAAGACCTGCCGCTGCCGCATTACGCTACGGAACACAGCGCCGGAATGGATTTGCTCGCCGCTGTTGATGCGGATGTAACGATTGCTCCGCAGCGTTATACCCTCATCAAAACCGGCATCGCCATTGCCCTGCCGGAAGGATATGAAGCACAAGTAAGACCGCGTTCCGGCCTCGCGCTGAAACACGGCGTTACGGTGCTCAATTCTCCCGGCACGGTCGATGCGGATTACCGCGGCGAAGTCGGCGTCATCCTTATCAATCACGGCAGCGAACCGTTTGTAGTCACGCGCGGCATGCGCATCGCACAGATGATTATCGCGCCCTACACACGCGCCACATGGCAGCAGGTGGAAACGCTTGCGGAAAGTGCACGCGGCACGGGCGGGTTTGGCTCCACAGGCACGAAGGTGAAACAGAGCGCATGA